The Corallococcus soli genome contains a region encoding:
- a CDS encoding XdhC family protein, which yields MRELDDILRVRERASGPVVLATVVAVSGSSYRRPGARMLMGEDGWLAGGVSGGCLEGDLVRKAFFWTSGGPRVLRYDTTGDNAEDEGGLSFALGCNGVVDILLERWEPGPGDALTFAADARGRSLRAVVATVFRGPEEAVGSRLMLREDGVEAGKLSGGLHGPVHAAATEALVRGLPWSGACGGAEVLVEVVEPAPPVVVFGGGFDVAPVVSRAQGLGWHLTVVADRPVELLRRRFPHAQAFIASRATEVLEKVPLSARSLVLVMTHSLPQDRELLARLVPLPVRYLGVLGPRARTERILRELPQPPTAALLEKLHAPMGLDLGAEGADEIALSILAELQTVLAGRDGGRLRERQAPIHADAPAPERRSA from the coding sequence ATGAGAGAACTCGACGACATCCTGCGGGTGCGCGAGCGCGCCTCGGGGCCGGTGGTCCTGGCGACGGTGGTGGCGGTGTCCGGCTCGTCGTACCGGCGCCCCGGCGCGCGCATGTTGATGGGCGAGGACGGCTGGCTGGCCGGAGGCGTGAGCGGGGGGTGCCTGGAAGGGGACCTGGTGCGCAAGGCCTTCTTCTGGACGTCGGGCGGGCCGCGGGTGCTGCGCTACGACACCACCGGGGACAACGCCGAGGACGAGGGCGGCCTGTCGTTCGCGCTCGGGTGCAATGGCGTGGTGGACATCCTGCTGGAGCGCTGGGAGCCCGGCCCCGGGGACGCGCTCACCTTCGCGGCCGACGCGCGCGGGCGGTCGCTGCGCGCCGTCGTGGCCACCGTGTTCCGCGGGCCCGAGGAGGCCGTGGGCTCGCGGCTGATGCTGCGCGAGGACGGCGTGGAGGCGGGGAAGCTCTCCGGCGGACTGCACGGGCCGGTGCACGCGGCGGCGACCGAAGCGCTGGTGCGCGGCCTGCCCTGGAGTGGCGCGTGCGGCGGCGCGGAGGTGCTGGTGGAGGTGGTGGAGCCGGCCCCGCCGGTGGTGGTGTTCGGCGGCGGCTTCGACGTGGCGCCCGTGGTGTCCCGGGCGCAGGGGTTGGGCTGGCACCTCACGGTGGTGGCGGACCGGCCCGTGGAGCTGCTGCGCCGGAGGTTCCCGCACGCCCAGGCGTTCATCGCGTCCAGGGCCACCGAGGTGCTGGAGAAGGTGCCGCTGTCCGCCCGCAGCCTGGTGCTGGTGATGACGCACAGCCTGCCGCAGGACCGGGAGCTGCTCGCGCGGCTGGTGCCGCTGCCGGTGCGCTACCTGGGCGTGCTGGGGCCACGTGCGCGGACCGAGCGCATCCTGCGGGAGCTGCCGCAGCCGCCCACCGCTGCGCTGCTGGAGAAGCTGCACGCGCCCATGGGGTTGGACCTGGGCGCGGAAGGGGCGGATGAGATCGCCCTCTCCATCCTCGCGGAGCTGCAGACCGTGCTCGCGGGGCGGGACGGGGGACGGCTGCGCGAGCGACAGGCGCCCATCCACGCGGATGCCCCCGCGCCGGAGCGCAGGTCCGCGTGA
- a CDS encoding endonuclease/exonuclease/phosphatase family protein translates to MKMPELLEHLPAVGHLLGRKPGGREDIMPRRDPSITLPDFHAVPLPASERRLGDGRTLIVHHPSPRAPRGPGLTVMSYNILMGGERQEALLEYFTQLEAQDRMPDVIGLQEAGVPMSVLLASRFGFHLVYQGSDGDDGTRLVNGKAYLSRHPIVDAAHFTYVLTDAERQAAIARQGQAGELVEDRGVLWMKAEVEGRPVYFYNVHHALGDPGVNAHNLHQLNALVRQREGVAAVVLGDFNANTAIKRGGSWLMAHLHPQQDNDTDTIEEYRLRYGDLHHVTVGDRGVGNIADPRLRHELHVLEQELPETVCHATTVRVRLADHSLTTPQLARAELGAGQVPKGSPAWLRLQDVADCATLTSLPDSHGVVHATGKRFDNFYATRSLAPVLFEVDRSTESSDHQPVVAHYRFTGATPAKPPRSS, encoded by the coding sequence ATGAAGATGCCCGAGCTGCTGGAGCACCTGCCGGCCGTGGGGCACCTGCTCGGCCGCAAGCCGGGCGGACGCGAGGACATCATGCCCCGACGTGACCCCAGCATCACCCTCCCGGACTTCCACGCCGTGCCGCTGCCTGCCAGTGAGCGCCGGCTGGGCGACGGACGCACCCTCATCGTGCACCACCCGTCGCCGCGCGCGCCCCGAGGGCCCGGCCTCACGGTGATGAGCTACAACATCCTCATGGGCGGCGAGCGCCAGGAGGCGCTGCTGGAGTACTTTACCCAGCTCGAAGCCCAGGACCGCATGCCGGACGTCATCGGCCTGCAGGAGGCGGGCGTGCCCATGTCGGTGCTGCTCGCGTCACGCTTCGGCTTCCACCTCGTGTACCAGGGCAGCGACGGCGACGACGGGACGCGGCTGGTGAACGGCAAGGCCTACCTGAGCCGCCACCCCATCGTGGACGCCGCGCACTTCACCTACGTCCTCACCGACGCTGAACGCCAGGCGGCCATCGCCCGCCAGGGACAGGCCGGGGAGCTGGTGGAGGACCGGGGCGTGCTGTGGATGAAGGCGGAGGTGGAGGGACGCCCGGTCTACTTCTACAACGTGCACCACGCGCTCGGGGACCCGGGCGTCAACGCGCACAACCTGCACCAGCTCAACGCGCTCGTGCGCCAGCGCGAGGGCGTCGCCGCCGTGGTGCTGGGCGACTTCAACGCCAACACCGCCATCAAGCGCGGCGGCTCGTGGCTGATGGCGCACCTGCACCCGCAGCAGGACAACGACACGGACACCATCGAGGAGTACCGCCTGCGCTACGGCGACCTCCACCACGTGACGGTGGGCGACCGGGGCGTGGGCAACATCGCCGACCCGCGCCTGCGCCACGAGCTGCATGTCCTGGAGCAGGAGCTGCCGGAGACGGTGTGCCACGCGACGACGGTGCGGGTGCGGCTGGCGGACCACTCCCTGACGACGCCCCAGCTCGCGCGCGCGGAGCTGGGCGCGGGCCAGGTCCCCAAGGGCAGCCCCGCGTGGTTGCGCCTGCAGGACGTGGCGGACTGCGCCACGCTCACGTCGCTGCCGGACAGCCACGGCGTGGTCCACGCCACGGGCAAGCGCTTCGACAACTTCTACGCGACGCGCTCGCTGGCCCCCGTCCTCTTCGAGGTGGACCGCTCCACCGAGTCCTCCGACCACCAGCCGGTGGTGGCGCACTACCGCTTCACCGGCGCGACGCCCGCGAAGCCGCCCCGTTCGAGCTGA
- a CDS encoding NADPH:quinone oxidoreductase family protein has product MRALQVQELTGPDGLVVVDVPEPEAGDAVLIDVVAAGVSFPDLLLSQGKYQLKPELPFVPGVEVAGVVRQAPPGARVKAGDRVMGFSFTLGGFAEVCAVAPELAFPIPAAWSFEQAAGVVMNYHTAHFALHRRGQLKAGETVVVHGAAGGVGTAAVQVAKGAGARVLAVVGDARKAEMAKRAGADVTLLVGDWPAGVREATDGRGADVVLDVVGGDVFDKSLKALAPEGRLLVVGFAGGQIPSVAVNRLLLRNVSVVGVAWGAFLMHEPGLTATIARDLEALAERGILQPLVGSVFPLEEGAKALRELESRAAMGKVVLRVKAG; this is encoded by the coding sequence ATGCGCGCGCTGCAGGTGCAGGAGCTCACGGGGCCGGACGGACTGGTGGTGGTGGACGTGCCGGAGCCGGAGGCCGGGGACGCGGTGCTCATTGATGTGGTGGCGGCCGGGGTGAGCTTCCCGGATCTGCTGCTGTCGCAGGGCAAGTACCAGCTCAAGCCGGAGCTGCCCTTCGTGCCGGGCGTGGAGGTGGCGGGCGTGGTGCGGCAGGCGCCCCCCGGGGCGCGCGTGAAGGCCGGCGACCGGGTGATGGGCTTCTCCTTCACCCTGGGCGGCTTCGCGGAGGTCTGCGCGGTGGCGCCGGAGCTGGCGTTCCCCATCCCTGCCGCCTGGAGCTTCGAGCAGGCCGCGGGCGTGGTGATGAACTACCACACGGCGCACTTCGCGCTGCACCGGCGCGGGCAGCTCAAGGCCGGGGAGACGGTGGTGGTGCACGGCGCGGCGGGCGGCGTGGGCACGGCGGCGGTGCAGGTGGCGAAGGGCGCCGGGGCGCGCGTGCTGGCGGTGGTGGGGGACGCGCGCAAGGCGGAGATGGCGAAGCGCGCGGGCGCGGATGTCACGCTGCTCGTGGGCGATTGGCCCGCGGGCGTGCGCGAGGCCACGGACGGCCGGGGCGCGGACGTGGTGCTGGACGTGGTGGGCGGGGACGTCTTCGACAAGAGCCTCAAGGCGCTCGCGCCCGAGGGACGGCTGCTGGTGGTGGGCTTCGCGGGCGGACAGATTCCGTCGGTGGCGGTGAATCGTCTCTTGCTGCGCAACGTGTCCGTGGTGGGCGTGGCGTGGGGCGCCTTCCTGATGCACGAGCCCGGGTTGACGGCCACCATCGCCAGGGACCTGGAGGCGCTCGCCGAGCGCGGCATCCTCCAACCCCTGGTGGGCAGCGTCTTCCCGCTGGAGGAGGGCGCGAAGGCGCTGCGCGAGCTGGAGTCGCGCGCGGCCATGGGCAAGGTCGTCCTCCGGGTGAAGGCCGGCTGA
- a CDS encoding M4 family metallopeptidase, which yields MYEKRVRGALGAAALSLMVGACTEGAPAANTEDANLQKASANLSAGQKVIAADTDAVPTFVTGSFGSVPAPSAIQGIAAPQQLAPVLAGVAPMFRLDPNDLFLKKAYVGFDGDTHFRYGVTHNGILVRDAEVRLHARNGTVFAVNTNARGDLKGEAKATIAAEAAIAAATGDRTAPERASTEGEPQLVYHRSGNELILTYEVRVKGELKDTTPVDNTVLVNAKTGEVFEIRPNIHSALNREVRDLEHRTSLPTAVRARFEGDPAHADPVVNNNYDHLGTVYNCYSELFGRDSYDNAGKVLKSYVHYSNNYVNAYWDGTQMVYGDGDGVNASNLANSLDVTAHELTHAVTSAESNLTYSGESGGLNESFSDIFGAVCEWYGKGKVIDANTWIVGDDVWTPSIPGDGLRYMDEPTKDGDSLDYYPDYSSGVDVHYSSGISNLAFYLMSQGGTHPRAKTTQVVAGIGIEKAAKVIYKINTDILIASSNFEAAKTASEQAATQLGFTADEVASVGNAWKAVGVGVPVPPPVTTPVEKGTTVTPINGSSGSKQYFSITIPEGATDVTFTMAGGTGDADLYVRRANAPTDSLYDCRPYKSGNAETCTFATSGTEAIWYVMIKGFTTYSGTSLTVTWKGGFENIGNEYVVENLSGVEGSSRTYIIDMPEFKLDSGINTLSIALGEGEGNADVYVQYGSAPTFTSYIARGVKESATESIVLRNRPAGRYYITIVGVPSLVDTEVNGYIKTTFGASYKVR from the coding sequence ATGTACGAGAAGCGAGTACGCGGCGCCCTGGGTGCCGCAGCCCTGTCCCTGATGGTTGGTGCCTGCACCGAAGGTGCTCCTGCCGCGAACACGGAGGACGCGAACCTGCAGAAGGCGTCCGCCAACCTGTCGGCGGGTCAGAAGGTGATCGCGGCCGACACGGACGCGGTCCCCACCTTCGTCACCGGTTCCTTTGGTTCCGTTCCCGCGCCGTCGGCCATCCAGGGCATTGCTGCTCCCCAGCAGCTGGCCCCGGTGCTCGCGGGCGTGGCCCCGATGTTCCGCCTGGACCCGAACGACCTGTTCCTGAAGAAGGCCTACGTCGGCTTCGACGGCGACACCCACTTCCGTTATGGCGTGACCCACAACGGCATCCTGGTGCGCGACGCGGAAGTCCGCCTGCACGCCCGCAACGGCACCGTGTTCGCGGTGAACACGAACGCCCGTGGCGACCTGAAGGGCGAGGCGAAGGCCACCATCGCCGCCGAGGCGGCCATCGCCGCGGCGACGGGTGACCGCACCGCTCCCGAGCGCGCCTCCACGGAGGGCGAGCCCCAGCTCGTCTACCACCGCTCCGGCAACGAGCTGATCCTGACGTACGAAGTTCGCGTCAAGGGCGAGCTGAAGGACACCACGCCGGTGGACAACACGGTGCTGGTGAACGCGAAGACGGGCGAAGTGTTCGAGATCCGTCCGAACATCCACTCCGCGCTCAACCGCGAAGTGCGTGACCTGGAGCACCGCACGTCGCTGCCCACGGCCGTCCGTGCGCGCTTCGAGGGTGACCCGGCCCACGCCGACCCGGTCGTGAACAACAACTACGACCACCTCGGGACCGTCTACAACTGCTACAGCGAGCTGTTCGGCCGCGACTCGTACGACAACGCCGGCAAGGTGCTGAAGAGCTACGTCCACTACAGCAACAACTACGTCAACGCCTACTGGGACGGCACCCAGATGGTGTACGGCGATGGCGACGGCGTGAACGCGTCCAACCTGGCGAACTCGCTGGACGTGACGGCGCACGAGCTGACGCACGCGGTGACCTCGGCGGAGTCCAACCTCACCTACTCCGGTGAGTCCGGTGGCCTCAACGAGTCCTTCTCCGACATCTTCGGAGCGGTGTGCGAGTGGTACGGCAAGGGCAAGGTCATCGACGCGAACACCTGGATCGTCGGCGACGACGTCTGGACGCCCAGCATCCCGGGTGACGGCCTGCGCTACATGGACGAGCCCACGAAGGACGGGGACTCGCTCGACTACTACCCGGACTACTCCTCCGGCGTGGACGTGCACTACAGCTCGGGTATCTCCAACCTGGCGTTCTACCTGATGTCCCAGGGTGGCACGCACCCGCGCGCCAAGACGACCCAGGTCGTCGCCGGCATCGGCATCGAGAAGGCCGCCAAGGTCATCTACAAGATCAACACGGACATCCTGATCGCGTCCTCCAACTTCGAGGCGGCGAAGACCGCGTCGGAGCAGGCCGCGACCCAGCTGGGCTTCACCGCGGATGAGGTCGCCTCGGTGGGCAACGCGTGGAAGGCCGTCGGCGTCGGCGTGCCGGTTCCTCCCCCGGTCACCACCCCGGTCGAGAAGGGCACGACCGTCACGCCCATCAACGGCTCGTCCGGCAGCAAGCAGTACTTCTCCATCACCATCCCCGAGGGCGCCACGGACGTGACGTTCACGATGGCCGGTGGCACGGGTGACGCGGACCTCTACGTCCGTCGCGCCAACGCCCCCACGGACTCGCTGTATGACTGCCGTCCGTACAAGTCCGGCAACGCGGAGACCTGCACCTTCGCGACCTCCGGCACGGAAGCCATCTGGTACGTGATGATCAAGGGCTTCACCACCTACTCCGGCACGTCGCTCACGGTCACCTGGAAGGGTGGCTTCGAGAACATCGGCAACGAGTACGTCGTGGAGAACCTGTCGGGCGTGGAAGGCTCCAGCCGCACCTACATCATCGACATGCCCGAGTTCAAGCTGGACTCCGGCATCAACACGCTGTCCATCGCGCTGGGTGAGGGCGAGGGCAACGCGGACGTCTACGTGCAGTACGGCTCGGCCCCCACGTTCACCTCCTACATCGCCCGCGGTGTGAAGGAGAGCGCGACGGAGAGCATCGTGCTGCGCAACCGTCCCGCCGGTCGCTACTACATCACCATCGTCGGTGTGCCGAGCCTGGTGGACACCGAGGTGAACGGCTACATCAAGACGACGTTCGGCGCCTCGTACAAGGTCCGGTAG